The genomic window CGGATACCTGCTCATCATGGCGGTGACCTTCGCGATCCCGAATCTGGACGACGCGCTCGATCCGACCAAGAACAGTGGCTACCCGGTGATCTACATCCTGGAGAATTCGCTGAATTCGTTCTGGTCCGGGCTGCTGCTGATCATCGCGGCGACCGCGCAATTGTTCTGCGGGTACGCCTCGGTCACCTCGGCCTCGCGCATGCTGTTCGCCTTCTCCCGGGACGGCGCGGTGCCGGGATCGGCGCTCTGGTCGAAACTTTCGGCGCGAAAGGTGCCGGTCAACGCGGTGCTGTTCATCTCGTTCTTCGCGTTCGTGCTGCTGATTCCGTCCATGCTGGTGCCCGCCGCGAACGCACCCACCGCCTACGCGGCCGCCACCTCGGTGGCCACCATCGGCCTCTACATCGCCTACGGCATTCCGATCCTGCTGCGCCAGCTGCACGGCTCCCGGTTCCAGACCGGCCCTTGGCAACTCGGGCGCTGGTATCGCCCGGTCGGCGTGGTCGCGCTGCTGTGGATCGTGCTGATCAGCTTCCTGTTCATCCTCCCGATGGACGACCGCGGCTACCCATGGAACAGCGAGTTCACCTGGAATACGGTCAATTACGCCCCGATCGCGTTGATCGGGGTGGTCGGCGCCATCGGCATCTGGTGGCTGGTTTCGGCCCGCACCTGGTTCACCGGACCGAAACGCACCGTCGAGGACGCGCCGGATGCCGGTGCGTCGGGCGACGAGACGACGGTCAAAGCCTGAGTGAACAGCATTATCGGAACCGAAACGGCGGCGGATGCGGGGTTTGTCGGTGTCGGTCGCTAGGTTCGTCGGCATGGAAAGGATCGACCCGGAACACGATCCGGCCATCGGACGGATTGTGTTTCCGGGAAACCCGTGGCCGACAGGGCACGCGATCGAGGAGTTCGCCTGGACCGGGCGGATCGACGAGAACGGCAATTTATGGTTCGATCTGCACCTGCGGTCGGCGGAATATGTCGCCGAAGCGTCCACGAAAGGCGCTGCGGGGACCGATGATTGGTCCTCGCCGGACGTGTGGCGGAACTACGGCGCTTGCACGTTGTCCTCCACCTACTGGGGCGAGGACGACGGCACCGGGTTTCTCGCCGCCACACCCGGAAATCCATTTCAACTGAAAACGTTGACGCCGCAACGTTTGACCGCCGATCCGCTGCCCCTCCTCGATATCGATCAACTCGAATATCTGGCCTTCAATATCTATCTACTCGGCCACGATTCCGTCGCCGACCAGGAGGTGTTCTTCACTCGCCGACCGGACGGCAGGCACGACATCGACTGGCACGGCCGCATCGCCCTCACCTGTGTCGGCGACATCGAATTCAGCCATCGATTCCAGGCCGAAATCACCGCGACCCTCGATTACCTCCGCTACCCCACCTCGCTGTCGACCGTGGAGGCGCACGACCTGCTCCGCGCCGTCCTGGACGCGCCGGAATTGTTCGAGACAGGACTTGTCGACGGGCAACCCGCGTGGGTGCCGAAACGTTAGCGTTCCCGCCGCGACCGATCGACTACGCCGCCGAATGTCCTGGCAGCACACAGGCGGTGTCGAGGCCGAGGACGCGATTGAGCCGGCCGAAGGCCAGCCAGGAGCCGATGCTCATGCTCAGTTCCACGACTTCGACCTGAGAGTATTCGGCCAGCATCCTGGTCCAGAACTCATCATCGATACTGTGGTGGTCCAGGGCGTAGCGCTCGGCGTATTCGGCGGCGAGCCTGGTGCGTTCGTCGAAGGCTTCGGTGCTGCGCCAGTCAGTGACGGCGTCGGCGAATTCGGGCTCCACCTTGACGCCGTCGCGTTCGGTGCGCCAATCCTGGCAGAAGAGGCAGCCGTTGATCTGCGCGATGCGCAGGCGGGCGGCTTCGAATTCGCGCAATCCTAGGGTGCTGTGCGCATACACCGACATCGAGAACTGGGCGGCGGCGACGCCGATGCCCGGCACCATCTCGCCCCAGACGTAACCGATCGGGTCCTTGCCCTCGGGGATGTCGATGATCATGGGTGTTTCCTTCCGAGTTTGCCGACTGCCGGACGCAGCGGAATATCGAGTGCGTCGTAGAGTCCGGGTTCGGCCGCGGCCAGCCAATCGATGGCACTCACCAAACGACCTACCGCAGTGGCGTTTCCGCCCGCGGCGCGGTTGCCGTTCTCGTCCGTCGCCTCAACGGTGACCTCGATGCGCGGGCGACCCTCGACGATCACGCGGTGCGCACCGTCGCCGTCGGCGGGCGCGGGCCACTCCGGCGCGCAGGACGGATGGATGCGGGTGACATGTTCGATGATGATGCGCGGCTCCCCCGCCACGATGCCCTGCACCTCGAACCGCACCGCGCCCTGGGTGCCCGCGGTGAACTCGCCCATCGACCGGGTGCTGATCGTGGCGTCCAGCGGCCGTCGCTCCAGGGTCTCCCGGATCTCGTCGAGTTCGACGCCGAGCGCACGCGCCATCAGTCGAATCTGCCCGCCCCACACCATGGTCGGCACACTCGGCGCGAGCATGGGTGGCTGATAATCCATCGGCTGCCCCATGCCGACGAGGTAGCGGACCGAGTCCGGTTGGTCGTAGCTGGAGTAGTCGAAGATCTCCTGGCAGCGGATCACGTCCACGGTGCCGCCGAGGCCGCTGATCAACAGCGGCAGTACATCATTGCCCCAGCCGGGGTCGACGCCGGAGACGAACAGGGAACCGCCGCCGTCCGCGATCGCGGCCAGCACCGGGTCGCGGACCTCCGCCGGTGCGTTGCGCGGGTCGTAGAGCGCGTACAGCGCGGGCGTGACGACCAGCGCTCCGGCCCGGATCGCCCGCACGATGTCGGCGAGTGCGTCGTCCGGGCGGATATCACCGGACGCCGCGTACACGACAGCGCGCGGACCCGATGCCAGCACCGCGTCGACGTCGTCGGTCGCCGCGACACCGAGGTGGTGGTCGAGGCCGCTCAGTTCACCGGCGTCGCGCCCGACCTTGTCCGGGTTGTGCACGAGCACGTTCGTGAGTTTCAGTGCCGGGTGTGCCTCGACGGCTCGAATGGCCGCCCGGCCGACATTGCCGGTGCCCCAGACCGCCGTGGAGATCATGCGGCGAGCGTAGCAAGCGCTTGGTCGGGTCGACCTGGTTATCGCGAACCTGCTCAGCGCTCGTTTGCCAAGGGCTCGGTAGCGGCTGATTCCGGCACCAGGTAGGCTGTGAACATCTCCGGTACCGCGTGATTCGATCCGCGACCGCCCCTCCTCACAGAGTCCTCCCGAAGTTATCTGTAACCGTCGGTTACACATAAATCCGTTAGCCGCTCCCGAGTCGCCCATTCCCGACGACATGCCCACGACGTGGCGTTTTCACCGTCGACAAGGCAGATCGCCCATTCGGCGACGCCTGACCAACCTAGGGACAGGTGGACGACAGCGGCCCACCCCGCAATGCGGAGTCGATCAGTTGCTGCACCGCGCCGTCGACGAGCTGGTCGCCATGGGCAACACGTCGCCCGGCGCAGAACGATTGGACACTGGCGTTGGTCGCACCCGGCAGCGGAACGTTCTCGAACGCGATTTCGGTGTACAGGTGGTACGCGGGAAGTCCCGGCGGTATCGCGGGCGGGGCATTGAGATCGCGGATGAATTCCGACCACGGCAGCAGATCACGGCAACCCGGGTACCGGTCGGCGCACTCCAAGGCGAGCACGATCCCCAGCTCAGGTGTCCCGACATCGACATAGGTACCGACCTGCCCGAGACCGCCGAGGAACTTGATGTAGTGACGCTGGGCGAGCCCGCCCATGGAATGCCCGACCAGATCGACCCGCTCCGCACCGGTTTCCCGCCGAATCTCCGCGACCTGCTCGGCCACCGCCTGGGCGGACTCCGCGATCGGCGCGCTGCCGAACGGCGCGTTCTCGGTCGGATGGGCGCGCAGCACCATCCAGTAGGCGGTATACCCCCGCGAACCGAGCCACGTTCGCAAGACTTCCAATGGACCCACATCGGTGCCGATCCCGCCGATCACCAACACCGGATTCGCGCCGCCGGGAACGGCACCGGCCGGTCCCACCCCGAAACCGGCTATCGCACAACACATCACCAAGATCACCCGGACGATCCGAACGAGCATGTAGACCGACCTGCCTTCAGAAACGTTCACCAACCGCCGCCACGAACCTACCGCCCGCCACGGCCCACCGCCCGCCCCCGATTCCCCTGACACCCGCCCCAACGGCCAACTTTGCGTGTGCAACGTTCCGAGGTGGGCGCGGGTAGATTTGGGGAGCTCGGGGATGCGCTGTGGGTGGTATTAGGCGTGGTGGTGCGTTAGTTTTCTAGCGAGAAGGGTGGTGATGATGATGACGGCGAAACCAATGGCGCTCGGGTACCTGCGGCAGGACATCTCGGGTGCGCACCGAGCATGGGACGAGACCCAGATCCGTAGTCTCGCTAAGCGACTCGGGTACGACCTGGTCGACACCGTGGTACTCGGCTCGGACACCGACCACCGAATCCTGCACCTGCTCAACGTCGTCCGGACCAGTGGCGCCGAAGCGGTGATAGCCCCCTGCCTCGACCACCTGGACGGCACCGTCGACCCCCTGGTCGAAACGTGCGATGTGATCACCGTCCGCCCCGAAAATACCTACGCCCGCTGGGCCTTCCCCCGAGCCCAGGCCGACAACTGAGCCGCGTCCGCACCTACGGACATTCGAGCAGCAGATCGGCGGCGCGGACGACGACTTCATGGCGGGTGTGCTCGTTGTGGTCGGCGGCGAGGAAGTGATTGCCGACGGCTAGGCAGAAAGCGAGCATGCTGCGGGCTTCGACCTCCGCCGGATCCGAATAGAGGCTGCCGAAGAGCTCGCGCGCGTAGGCCATGCGGTCGTTGTCGACGCGGCGCAGGCGTTCGGCGACCGCTTCGTCGCGACGGGCCCAGTCGCGGATGGCCAGGTCGATCGGCAGCATCCGATCGTTGGAGAAGGTGAGCAGTCCCGCGCGGCGGATCTTCGTTCGCGCGTCACCGCCCTCACGTTCCACCTGGGCCCGTACCTCCTCGGTACTTTCCCGCTCCCAGGTGTCCAGCATTTCGTCCAGCAGTGCGTTCCGATCGGCGAAGTGGCCGTAGAAACCGCCCTTCGTGACGCCGAGCGCCTGCGCGAGGCTTTCGATGCGGACGGCATCGGGACCGCCGGTTGCCAGCGCCAGCAGGCCCTGCTCGATCCAACTGCTCCGTGGTGTGCGAGTGACGGCGACCATACCTTCAGTATCGCCGACGGTGTTGACACTGGCGCACCGCACGTTACGATCGAAGTATACGGCACCGTATATTTGAAAGCCATTGGGAAGTAAGCGAATTGCGAGGGCAACGGTGCCCTCGCCAGCGTCAGGAGCGCAAGATGACCGTCGGTTTCGTGGCCTTTCACTACCCCGAGCCCGCCCATTTCGAGGAGTTCGTCGACCGGGTGCGCAAGGTCAGGGAGGTGATGGGGTCGGCGCCGGGATGCCTGGCCGTCGATTGCTGGGTCAGCGCCGAAGGCGACGCGGTGATCTCGACCGGCCAGTGGGAATCCGAGGAAGCCTGCGCGGCATCATTCGCCGCCGTCGCGTCCGCCGACGTGGACGTCGCGTTCGACGAACGAGAATGCCGCCCGCGCCACATCGTCAAGCTGCTTTCCGTCTAGCAGGAGCGAGCACATGAAGCTGCCGAATACCGCGCACACCTCGCGCCCCTGGCGCATTCACGAACTCGCAGGCGATTTCGAGCTCGAAGACGTGTGGGCCCTACCCACGCCCGGGGGTCCCGACGACTTCTCGCGTCTGGTCCACCACATAGCGACCGGCAACGATTCGAACCAGTCCCCTGCCTACCGGATACTTTTCGCGATCCGCTGGAAGCTCGGAGCGCTACTCGGCTGGGACAAGGAGGACACCGGCATCGCCACCCGCGTCCCATCGCTGCGCGACCGTTTGCCCGCGGAGCTTCGCGACGCTCCACCCGGCCCGGCGTTCCAGAGCAAACCCTTCCACTCGGTCTTTTTGACCCAGGACGAATGGGCCGCCGAAATCGCCAACAGCACCGTGCACGCGATAATGCACATCGGCTGGGTCCAGGACGAATCCGGCGGCTACCGCGGCCAAATGGCCGTCCTCGTCAAACCCAACGGCCTGTTCGGCAAGCTCTACATGGCCGCCATCCTGCCGTTCCGCTACCTACTCGTCTACCCAGCCCTCATGCGCACCGTCGAACGAGACTGGCAAGCCCAAACCGCCTAGCTGCCCCGTTCGCTGCTACTTGTCGATGATTTCCAGGACGTCTCGCAGGGAGATCATCACGAAGGTGTCCTTGCCGTAGTTGATGGGGGTGCCGAGGTCCTTCGCGTAGCGGATTATGTCGTCGGGTTGGATATCTAGGTCGGCGGGCTCGTGCGGGCCCACCGCGATGACCTGGCCTTCTTGGCTGTCCGTAGTGGATTTATCGAGCGGCCGGACCAGTACCTGGTCATCGAGTGGCTGCACGTTTTCGGTACCGGCGGTCGTCATGTCCTTGCTCACCTCGACGTAGGAGTGCACGGC from Nocardia iowensis includes these protein-coding regions:
- a CDS encoding carboxymuconolactone decarboxylase family protein: MIIDIPEGKDPIGYVWGEMVPGIGVAAAQFSMSVYAHSTLGLREFEAARLRIAQINGCLFCQDWRTERDGVKVEPEFADAVTDWRSTEAFDERTRLAAEYAERYALDHHSIDDEFWTRMLAEYSQVEVVELSMSIGSWLAFGRLNRVLGLDTACVLPGHSAA
- a CDS encoding NAD(P)H-dependent amine dehydrogenase family protein, with the translated sequence MISTAVWGTGNVGRAAIRAVEAHPALKLTNVLVHNPDKVGRDAGELSGLDHHLGVAATDDVDAVLASGPRAVVYAASGDIRPDDALADIVRAIRAGALVVTPALYALYDPRNAPAEVRDPVLAAIADGGGSLFVSGVDPGWGNDVLPLLISGLGGTVDVIRCQEIFDYSSYDQPDSVRYLVGMGQPMDYQPPMLAPSVPTMVWGGQIRLMARALGVELDEIRETLERRPLDATISTRSMGEFTAGTQGAVRFEVQGIVAGEPRIIIEHVTRIHPSCAPEWPAPADGDGAHRVIVEGRPRIEVTVEATDENGNRAAGGNATAVGRLVSAIDWLAAAEPGLYDALDIPLRPAVGKLGRKHP
- a CDS encoding esterase/lipase family protein, whose translation is MLVRIVRVILVMCCAIAGFGVGPAGAVPGGANPVLVIGGIGTDVGPLEVLRTWLGSRGYTAYWMVLRAHPTENAPFGSAPIAESAQAVAEQVAEIRRETGAERVDLVGHSMGGLAQRHYIKFLGGLGQVGTYVDVGTPELGIVLALECADRYPGCRDLLPWSEFIRDLNAPPAIPPGLPAYHLYTEIAFENVPLPGATNASVQSFCAGRRVAHGDQLVDGAVQQLIDSALRGGPLSSTCP
- a CDS encoding TetR/AcrR family transcriptional regulator yields the protein MVAVTRTPRSSWIEQGLLALATGGPDAVRIESLAQALGVTKGGFYGHFADRNALLDEMLDTWERESTEEVRAQVEREGGDARTKIRRAGLLTFSNDRMLPIDLAIRDWARRDEAVAERLRRVDNDRMAYARELFGSLYSDPAEVEARSMLAFCLAVGNHFLAADHNEHTRHEVVVRAADLLLECP
- a CDS encoding antibiotic biosynthesis monooxygenase — its product is MTVGFVAFHYPEPAHFEEFVDRVRKVREVMGSAPGCLAVDCWVSAEGDAVISTGQWESEEACAASFAAVASADVDVAFDERECRPRHIVKLLSV
- a CDS encoding DUF2867 domain-containing protein, with translation MKLPNTAHTSRPWRIHELAGDFELEDVWALPTPGGPDDFSRLVHHIATGNDSNQSPAYRILFAIRWKLGALLGWDKEDTGIATRVPSLRDRLPAELRDAPPGPAFQSKPFHSVFLTQDEWAAEIANSTVHAIMHIGWVQDESGGYRGQMAVLVKPNGLFGKLYMAAILPFRYLLVYPALMRTVERDWQAQTA